One Panicum virgatum strain AP13 chromosome 3N, P.virgatum_v5, whole genome shotgun sequence DNA segment encodes these proteins:
- the LOC120665209 gene encoding uncharacterized protein LOC120665209, with protein sequence MEWAYRPLVSVELCIKSSLFIPTPSFTRTDLPTHQRDSHPKAMFHPSSSLAPYSDLSMHHAVSLSSAVPTAPTEIPRGGFFHDNGGLLALPNVAASAPPPYPSSLPSYYFHKNTSSYLLPLHLQLSEQLNSNATLSCSSPSASQLPLPHVPSSPSSSSGDFLEFSTGALRRVFSTGDLQVMNVSPSPPPPPLSRDTHGQDAGGPFTQKVGRYSAEERKEKIERYRTKRNQRNFHKKITYACRKTLADSRPRVQGRFARNTETEAEAVAAGHEREAFDNSYEHCHYSDLTTKGSSCFDSMCRESGKTTTFDDGKWWWETPVASAAAANGHHGHHHYHHQQQLLDFDVDVDEEDLWASLADMYSGT encoded by the exons TCACACCCAAAAGCCATGTTCCACCCTTCGTCTTCGTTGGCACCCTACAGTGACCTCTCCATGCACCATGCAGTGAGCCTCTCTTCTGCTGTGCCCACAGCTCCAACCGAAATTCCTCGTGGGGGTTTCTTCCACGACAATGGTGGCCTGTTAGCACTTCCCAATGTTGCAGCATCGGCGCCACCTCCCTACCCCTCTTCCCTGCCTTCCTATTACTTCCACAAAAACACCAGCTCATATCTCCTCCCTCTTCACCTCCAGTTGTCTGAACAACTTAACAGTAATGCCACCTTGTCTTGCTCGTCTCCTTCAGCAAGCCAGTTGCCTCTTCCACATGttccttcttccccttcctcaTCCTCTGGCGACTTCTTGGAATTCAGCACCGGAGCCCTGCGGCGCGTCTTCAGTACCGGTGACCTCCAG GTGATGAATGTCTCGCCgtctccaccgccaccgccactttCACGTGACACACACGGCCAGGATGCAGGGGGGCCTTTCACTCAGAAGGTCGGGAGATACAGTGCTGAAGAACGCAAGGAGAAGATTGAGCGCTACCGTACCAAGCGTAACCAGAGGAACTTCCACAAAAAGATCACT TATGCCTGCAGGAAGACACTGGCGGATAGCAGGCCTAGGGTGCAGGGCCGCTTCGCGAGGAACACCGAGACGGAGGCTGAGGCTGTTGCAGCAGGCCACGAGAGGGAGGCCTTCGACAACAGCTACGAGCACTGCCATTACAGCGACCTCACCACCAAAGGTAGCAGCTGTTTCGACAGCATGTGCAGGGAAAGTGGCAAGACCACAACATTTGACGACGGCAAGTGGTGGTGGGAAACGCCGGTAGCCTCTGCAGCAGCAGCCAATGGGCATCATGGGCACCATCACTACCACCATCAGCAGCAGCTTCTTGATTTTGACGTCGATGTAGACGAAGAGGATCTGTGGGCCAGCCTAGCTGACATGTACTCCGGGACCTGA